The following nucleotide sequence is from Borrelia sp. A-FGy1.
TCAAATTACAAATGTGAAAGAACTCATAGAATATTTTCCTAAAAAATATGAAGATCGTCAAAATATACGAACTTTTCCCGATCCCTTGGAAGTTAGAAATTGTGAAATTATGACAATTTTTACTGTTTTAGAGCATAGAAATCTTGGAGGAAATTTTAAAAAAAATTTAAAACTTATAGCTCAAAGTGAAAATGATGAAATATTTGAGATTCTTTTGTTTAATAGAGGATTTTTAGAAAGTTTTTTTAAAGTAGGACAAAAATTTTATATTTATTCCAGGTTTAATTACAGTGATTATACTCAAATGTGGAGTTGTTCTAATTTCGATAGTGAATCTTTTAGTTATAATCCTGAAAGGTTTAAGAAGATTATGCCAATTTATTCTCTTAGTGAAGGACTTACTTCTAAAAAGATATCTTCTTATGTAAAGGAAGCTCTTATTTATTTCATGAAGTTTGGGCATTCAGATATTCCTGAGTTTTTAATAAGTAAATATTCATTGTTGCCGCTTCATGAGGCTTTAAATGAGATTCATTTCCCAAGTTCTTTAGAAATGCTTGATATAGCAAAGAAAACTTTAATTTATAGGGAAATTTTTTTGCTTCAATTTTTTTCAAGAGGAAACAGTTATTCAATTTTTGAGAGAGAGAAAAAGAAGTTGTCGAGAAATTTGCTTGACCAAATTGTTTCGGGTCTTCCATTTAAACTTACAAGAGATCAAAGAATTTCAATTGATGAGATAATTAATGATCTTAGGAGTAATAGACCAATGAATAGATTACTTCAGGGTGATGTTGGAAGTGGCAAAACTCTTGTTGCTTTTCTTTCAAGTATTCCTTTAATCGAGGCTGGATATCAAGTTGCATTTATGGTTCCTACTGATCTTTTAGCAAGACAGCATTATAATAATTTAGCAAGCATATTAAGTAAATTTAATGTTTCCATAGTTCTTTTAACGGGTGGATTAAAGAAGAGAGAAAAGAAAGACATTTTGGAAAAAATTAGAAATGGTAGTGCTGGCTTAGTGGTTGGGACTCATACTATTTTTTCTCAGGACACAGCATTTAAAAAATTAGCTTATGTTATTATTGATGAGCAACATAAGTTTGGTGTTGAACAGAGAGAGGAACTTAAGAATAAAGGTAA
It contains:
- the recG gene encoding ATP-dependent DNA helicase RecG; the encoded protein is MFLHEFQYDLNGISGLGKKGIDKLSSLQITNVKELIEYFPKKYEDRQNIRTFPDPLEVRNCEIMTIFTVLEHRNLGGNFKKNLKLIAQSENDEIFEILLFNRGFLESFFKVGQKFYIYSRFNYSDYTQMWSCSNFDSESFSYNPERFKKIMPIYSLSEGLTSKKISSYVKEALIYFMKFGHSDIPEFLISKYSLLPLHEALNEIHFPSSLEMLDIAKKTLIYREIFLLQFFSRGNSYSIFEREKKKLSRNLLDQIVSGLPFKLTRDQRISIDEIINDLRSNRPMNRLLQGDVGSGKTLVAFLSSIPLIEAGYQVAFMVPTDLLARQHYNNLASILSKFNVSIVLLTGGLKKREKKDILEKIRNGSAGLVVGTHTIFSQDTAFKKLAYVIIDEQHKFGVEQREELKNKGKEVDVLLMSATPIPRSLALTLYGELEVSLIKRGPTGRIPVTTYLAKHGNEEKVYDFLKNELEKGHQVYFVYPLITASEKFDLKDATSMCLKLKNIFIEYSVEMIHSKLELHAKEEIMNNFYSKKIDILVATSVIEVGIDCPNATCMVIEHAERFGLSTLHQIRGRVGRGSLKSFLFLLYKEPLTKAGKFRLKTIKENIDGFKIAEEDLKLRGPGNLFGLEQTGYLKLKIADFAEHKDIISLMREELNLFFLNKSFYNKADVELLDKLLFSYLKTVNKE